Below is a window of Clavibacter michiganensis subsp. tessellarius DNA.
CGCCGGCCTCGCCGCCGCCGTGCTCGGCATCGCCTCCGTCGTGTACCTCGTGTACGCCCTCGTCCGGCCCGAGAGGTTCTGATGGACACGCTCGCCGGGATCCTCCAGGTCGCGTCCGTCGTCCTGGTCCTCGTCCTCATCCACCGCCCGCTGGGCGACCTCATGGCGCGCATGTACGAGTCGCGCCACGACTCCCGCGTGGAGCGCGGCATCTACCGCCTCATCGGCGTGGACCCGCGCTCCGAGCAGACCTGGCCCGCCTACCTCCGCGCGGTGCTCGCGTTCTCGCTCGTCGGCGTCCTCGTCGTCTACGGGATGCAGCGCCTCCAGGGGTTCCTCCCCTACGCGCTCGGCCTCCCCGCCGTGCCCGAGGGCCTCTCCTTCAACACGGCCGTCTCGTTCGTCACCAACACGAACTGGCAGTCGTACTCGCCCGAGGCGGTGATGGGCTACACGGTCCAGCTCGCCGGCCTCGCCGTGCAGAACTTCGTCTCCGCGGCGGTCGGCATCGCGGTCGCGATCACGCTCGTCCGCGGCTTCGCCCGCACGCGCAGCGGCACGATCGGCAACATGTGGGTCGACCTGATCCGCGGCTCGCTCCGCCTGCTGCTCCCCCTCTCGCTCGTCACGGCCGTGGTCCTCATCGCCGGCGGCGTCATCCAGAACTTCGCCGGGTTCCAGGACGTGGCGACCATCACGGGCGGCACGCAGACGATCCCGGGCGGTCCGGTGGCCTCGCAGGAGGCCATCAAGATGGTCGGCACGAACGGCGGCGGGTTCTTCAACGCGAACTCCGCGCACCCGTTCGAGAACCCCACGGCCTGGACGAGCGCCTTCCAGGTGATCCTGATGCTCGCCATCCCGTTCTCGCTCCCCCGCACCTTCGGCAAGATGGTCGGCGACACCCGCCAGGGCACCGCGATCGTGGCCGTCATGGCGACGATCTTCGTGGCCTCCTTCACCGCCCTCACGATCTTCGAGCTGCAGGGCGCCGGCACGGCCCCGGTGGCGGCAGGCGGCGCGATGGAGGGCAAGGAGCAGCGCTTCGGCGTCATCGCCTCGACGCTGTTCGGCTCCGCGTCCACGCTCACGTCCACGGGCGCGGTCAACTCGATGCACGACTCGTACACGGCGCTCGGCGGCATGATGCCGATGCTCAACATGATGCTCGGCGAGGTCGCCCCCGGCGGCACCGGCTCGGGCCTCTACGGCATGCTCATCCTCGCCGTCATCTCCGTGTTCGTGGCGGGCCTGCTCGTCGGCCGCACGCCCGAGTACCTCGGCAAGAAGATCGGGCCGCGCGAGATCAAGCTCGCGAGCCTCTACATCCTCATCACGCCGACGCTCGTGCTCCTCGGCACGGCGCTGAGCTTCGCGATCCCCGCCGTCCGCGAGGACGTCGAGGGCACCTCGATCCTCAACAGCGGCCTGCATGGCCTCTCCGAGGTCGTCTACGCGTTCACCTCGGCGTCGAACAACAACGGATCCGCGTTCGCCGGCCTCACCGCGAACACGCCGTGGTTCAACACGGCGCTCGGCGTCGCGATGCTGCTCGGGCGGTTCCTCCCGATCGTGTTCGTGCTGGCGCTCGCCGGATCCCTCGCGGCGCAGGACCGCATCCCCACCACCTCGGGGACCCTGCCCACCCACCGGCCGCAGTTCATCGGCCTCCTCATCGGGGTGACGGTCATCGTGACCGCTCTCACCTACTTCCCCGTTCTCGCGCTGGGTCCCCTGGCGGAAGGGCTCGCATCATGACCACCATCACCCCCGAGACCGGCACCGCACCCGCGGCCGGCTCCGAGCAGCGGGCGTCGCGCGCCCGGGCCATCGACGCCCGGCAGCTCGCCGAGGCGCTCCCGGGCGCGTTCCGCAAGCTCGACCCGCGCCTGATGTGGAAGAACCCGGTGATGCTGATCGTCGAGGTCGGCGCCGCGTTCACCACGATCCTCGCGATCGCCGAGCCGTTCACGGGCGGCGCCGGCACCTCCGGCGGCAGCTCCGTGCCGACCACGTTCACCGCGGGGATCGCCCTGTGGCTCTGGCTCACCGTCGTGTTCGCGAACCTCGCGGAGTCGGTGGCCGAGGGCCGCGGCAAGGCGCAGGCCGACAGCCTGCGGAAGACCCGCACCAGCACCATGGCGCACGTCGTCGCCTCCTACGACGCCTCCGGGGACCCCGGCGCCCAGCGCGCCGAGCTCCGCGAGGTCTCGAGCGCCGACCTCACCCTCGGCGACATGGTCGTCGTGGTCGCCGGGGAGTCGATCCCGGGCGACGGCGACGTCGTGTGGGGCATCGCCTCCATCGACGAGTCGGCCATCACGGGCGAGTCCGCCCCCGTCGTCCGCGAGTCGGGCGGCGACCGCAGCGCCGTCACGGGCGGCACGCGGGTGCTGAGCGACCGGATCGTCGTGCGCATCACCTCGAAGCCCGGCGAGACCTTCGTCGACCGGATGATCGGCCTCGTCGAGGGCGCGTCGCGCCAGCGCACGCCGAACGAGATCGCGCTGAACATCCTGCTCGCGAGCCTCACCATCGTGTTCGTGATCGTGGCGCTCACGCTCAACCCGATCGCCTCGTACGCCGCGGCGACCGTGAGCGTGCCCGTGCTCATCGCGCTGCTCGTCTGCCTCATCCCGACCACCATCGGCGCGCTGCTGTCCGCCATCGGCATCGCCGGCATGGACCGCCTCGTGCAGCGCAACGTGCTCGCCATGTCGGGCCGCGCGGTCGAGGCCGCCGGCGACGTCACCACGCTGCTGCTCGACAAGACCGGCACCATCACCTACGGCAACCGCCGCGCCAGCGAGCTGATCCCGGTGGGCGGCGTGACGGGCGAGGAGCTCGCCCGCGCCGCGGCCATGTCGTCGCTCGCGGACCCGACGCCGGAGGGATCCAGCGTCGTCGACCTCGCGGTCGCCCAGGGCGTGGACACCGCGACGCTGCCCCGCGGCGTCGACGTGCCCTTCACCGCCCAGACCCGCATGTCGGGCGTCGACCTGCCCGACGGCCGCATCGTCCGCAAGGGCGCCTCGTCCGCCGTGTTCGCCTGGATCGAGGAGGGCGGCCGCGCGCTGCCGAAGCTCGTCCGCGACGAGCTCACGGCGACCGTCGAGGCCGTCTCGAACGGCGGCGGCACCCCGCTCGTCGTCGCGACCAAGGACGCCGACGGA
It encodes the following:
- the kdpB gene encoding potassium-transporting ATPase subunit KdpB, translating into MTTITPETGTAPAAGSEQRASRARAIDARQLAEALPGAFRKLDPRLMWKNPVMLIVEVGAAFTTILAIAEPFTGGAGTSGGSSVPTTFTAGIALWLWLTVVFANLAESVAEGRGKAQADSLRKTRTSTMAHVVASYDASGDPGAQRAELREVSSADLTLGDMVVVVAGESIPGDGDVVWGIASIDESAITGESAPVVRESGGDRSAVTGGTRVLSDRIVVRITSKPGETFVDRMIGLVEGASRQRTPNEIALNILLASLTIVFVIVALTLNPIASYAAATVSVPVLIALLVCLIPTTIGALLSAIGIAGMDRLVQRNVLAMSGRAVEAAGDVTTLLLDKTGTITYGNRRASELIPVGGVTGEELARAAAMSSLADPTPEGSSVVDLAVAQGVDTATLPRGVDVPFTAQTRMSGVDLPDGRIVRKGASSAVFAWIEEGGRALPKLVRDELTATVEAVSNGGGTPLVVATKDADGSGRVLGVVHLKDVVKDGLKERFAELRAMGIRTVMITGDNPLTARAIAAEAGVDDHLAEATPEDKLALIRKEQEGGRLVAMTGDGTNDAPALAQADVGVAMNTGTSAAKEAGNMVDLDSDPTKLIDIVRIGKQLLITRGALTTFSIANDVAKYFAIIPAMFTGVFPQLAVLNVMQLHSPASAILSAIVFNALIIVALIPLALKGVAYRPLSASKVLSRNLLVYGVGGVIAPFIGIKLVDLVVSLIPGF
- the kdpF gene encoding K(+)-transporting ATPase subunit F, with the translated sequence MITSFADAAGLAAAVLGIASVVYLVYALVRPERF
- the kdpA gene encoding potassium-transporting ATPase subunit KdpA, yielding MDTLAGILQVASVVLVLVLIHRPLGDLMARMYESRHDSRVERGIYRLIGVDPRSEQTWPAYLRAVLAFSLVGVLVVYGMQRLQGFLPYALGLPAVPEGLSFNTAVSFVTNTNWQSYSPEAVMGYTVQLAGLAVQNFVSAAVGIAVAITLVRGFARTRSGTIGNMWVDLIRGSLRLLLPLSLVTAVVLIAGGVIQNFAGFQDVATITGGTQTIPGGPVASQEAIKMVGTNGGGFFNANSAHPFENPTAWTSAFQVILMLAIPFSLPRTFGKMVGDTRQGTAIVAVMATIFVASFTALTIFELQGAGTAPVAAGGAMEGKEQRFGVIASTLFGSASTLTSTGAVNSMHDSYTALGGMMPMLNMMLGEVAPGGTGSGLYGMLILAVISVFVAGLLVGRTPEYLGKKIGPREIKLASLYILITPTLVLLGTALSFAIPAVREDVEGTSILNSGLHGLSEVVYAFTSASNNNGSAFAGLTANTPWFNTALGVAMLLGRFLPIVFVLALAGSLAAQDRIPTTSGTLPTHRPQFIGLLIGVTVIVTALTYFPVLALGPLAEGLAS